The following proteins are encoded in a genomic region of Amphiura filiformis chromosome 11, Afil_fr2py, whole genome shotgun sequence:
- the LOC140164921 gene encoding basic phospholipase A2 nigroxin A-like — translation MISREGLLQLIAIIALGSGLTGAANVPISKRSVFDLGAMLKCFNLDYTKYLNYGCYCGPAILGQAHYDGTVPVNAVDSCCQTHDNCWSTSRRCNAYIVDYNFDQKTCACKTHRTFSRDFNKCRDDLCACDYQFATCVAAADNSTIIPGCIPV, via the exons ATGATTTCTAGGGAAGGACTACTCCAGCTTATAGCGATTATCGCATTAGGGTCTGGGCTAACTG GAGCAGCCAATGTGCCAATATCAAAACGTTCAGTTTTTGATTTAGGAGCCATGTTAAAATGCTTCAACCTTGACTATACCAAATACTTGAATTATGGCTGTTACTGTGGACCAGCCATTTTAGGACAAGCTCATTATGATGGAACAGTTCCTGTGAATGCTGTGGACAG TTGCTGTCAAACCCACGACAATTGCTGGTCCACTTCAAGAAGGTGTAATGCTTATATTGTCGACTACAACTTTGATCAAAAAACCTGTGCATGTAAAACAC ATCGCACATTTTCAAGGGATTTCAACAAATGTCGTGATGACCTCTGTGCCTGCGATTACCAGTTTGCTACTTGTGTAGCTGCAGCGGATAATAGTACTATCATACCTGGATGCATTCCAGTATGA
- the LOC140163735 gene encoding uncharacterized protein: MATPGGSSGKDREELEKRLQHMKKKYARIQNKLQKSVKQKKVKEHVKKKLAELQLNEGDASPVNTSREEFKDIQKGASLSSGSFPIGPLQLDDSISESITNRDERVKLNRKSASSGRLKKRRSVSFDLNKDDVVSKKTLDEGEDGNDSEKETPTTRDDNNKDVSSSDDVKSSVTSISKSHQEDNTMTRSRDKHKSGTTKVQSKDEGNLCDIPVLPESQNVAEDLPDDIMCVEETQDLSQLVAPKRLFKQSKKFDAIPSTSKEQIDSSRKLDRFKGQTQSDKSTNEKLKDISVGSTKPTDTVSEDTKPTSTKTVLAEHNVFTFSNDLPNFSDLSTPRLGIPDINTFSDPGPRTSRSGRRRARRSREFTSSDISMKDVIQNSQSSQEGNHTWIEGLVYPVEYYVRKTRSMSGKSSPAIYSENVLASVVNGTDYVDKGMASVRSRKRRQKCAALQHKDAASQSDVGISSEDASIKNSMDLNVSGNKVPNASSTKSVIKSLPSESEEVQLAEGDVGMELSESKSQISTRNSNELVHSGDCEESVEETQLESERNTNKESSLNLRQLVHLDNLSKSIGKAQLESESNTNSMSSQSSNNSTSSGRSNSTSSGRRNLSLSRRKRGLAKKTGNSVVKQGIMKQDQISSDKTVKTSQSSEQINQEKLCVEIKKTEEAVEDLRSQVGCDKILILPKLTSEVKTKILSQTVDFALPDNEFVEMKLSKTESSTIPESKFSSQCGDKSVSYMKREVSKSCNTKNLSDQDKDTSNTPLCSIDKVTKHMSIELEEDTLSSTKKLIDFATPASVPNVPLPKSKTSQENSHIQTKYDFKLSSDKKPLKSSSQHSQGVLESQFSQTQCVPDGTPVFPHMGCSPGSSPTSEVVIRPTLVLSPTSASEQGTMSFSPHQCSPTSVSQFEDGSPELCISQNRGEHFLVDQSQHSKVTNKEITTSDGTSEKEDAQDNSPPSLQDDSPLDRVYTSPNGVVTPPMTAGNINHTSPFADVATATPYGKAEIPRCQSQCDPEDEEEEEMAGVGHVAEMPGFRIAGCLKHDFDNFPSPIIGMYSCNVTYDNTEDLCLVVYSVDLVVLWMARNQQDWQVQASWTVSEQEEIACIMLVPCSEESSISIVIGGNFNQCCARVLRYNINTGDQHQLDLAPLPYSESFVFHDLCLVSHDTYLIQGRENLGGYVVYRFNISEDFSKVASSLMHTSENDSISMLGVEG, from the exons ATGGCAACACCTGGTGGATCTTCTGGAAAAGACAGAGAGGAG TTGGAGAAAAGGTTACAACACATGAAAAAGAAGTATGCACGCATTCAAAATAAATTGCAG AAATCTGTGAAACAGAAGAAAGTGAAGGAGCATGTGAAGAAGAAGCTAGCTGAGCTGCAACTCAATGAAGGGGATGCTTCACCAGTGAACACTTCCAGGGAGGAATTCAAAGACATACAGAAGGGTGCTTCATTGTCATCAG GATCTTTCCCCATTGGACCATTGCAACTGGATGACTCCATCTCAGAGAGCATCACCAATCGGGACGAAAGAGTCAAACTAAACAGGAAGTCTGCGTCATCCGGTAGATTAAAGAAAAGGAGAAGTGTCTCGTTTGACCTCAACAAAGATGATGTTGTATCCAAGAAAACGTTGGATGAAGGAGAGGATGGTAATGATTCCGAGAAAGAAACTCCCACAACTCGAGatgacaataataaagatgtcagcTCTTCAGATGATGTAAAAAGCTCTGTGACGAGTATTTCAAAATCTCATCAAGAGGACAACACAATGACTAGAAGTCGAGATAAACACAAGTCGGGTACAACAAAAGTTCAAAGTAAAGATGAAGGAAATTTGTGTGATATTCCAGTATTACCTGAGAGTCAAAATGTTGCTGAGGACTTACCTGATGACATCATGTGTGTGGAGGAAACCCAAGATTTGAGTCAACTGGTAGCACCAAAGAGACTATTTAAGCAAAGTAAGAAATTTGATGCCATTCCCAGTACTAGCAAAGAGCAAATTGATTCATCAAGAAAGCTGGACAGGTTCAAAGGTCAAACTCAATCGGACAAGTCAACAAATGAGAAACTTAAAGATATATCAGTGGGCAGTACAAAACCTACTGATACTGTGTCTGAAGATACCAAACCAACTTCAACCAAGACTGTATTGGCAGAACATAATGTTTTTACATTCTCCAATGATTTGCCAAACTTTTCCGATCTATCAACACCTCGCTTAGGAATTCCTGATATTAATACTTTCAGCGATCCAGGACCACGAACAAGTCGCAGCGGTCGCAGACGAGCAAGAAGATCTCGAGAGTTCACATCCTCGGACATAAGTATGAAAGACGTGATTCAGAACTCGCAGAGTAGTCAAGAAGGAAACCATACATGGATTGAAGGTCTGGTTTATCCAGTAGAGTATTATGTGAGGAAAACCAGGAGTATGAGTGGAAAAAGCTCACCAGCAATTTATTCAGAAAATGTGCTGGCAAGTGTGGTTAATGGAACAGATTATGTGGATAAAGGGATGGCTAGTGTCAGAAGCAGAAAACGGCGTCAGAAATGTGCCGCACTACAACACAAAGATGCTGCAAGTCAAAGTGATGTTGGGATTTCATCAGAAGATGCTAGTATCAAAAATTCAATGGATTTGAATGTTTCTGGTAATAAAGTTCCAAATGCGTCCTCGACTAAATCAGTGATAAAGTCCTTGCCAAGTGAAAGTGAGGAAGTTCAATTAGCAGAGGGTGATGTTGGTATGGAACTGTCCGAATCTAagtcgcaaatttcaactcggaATTCAAATGAACTTGTGCATTCAGGTGACTGTGAGGAATCTGTGGAAGAGACTCAACTGGAATCGGAAAGAAACACTAATAAGGAGTCATCTCTGAATTTGAGGCAACTTGTTCATTTGGATAACTTGTCAAAATCTATCGGAAAGGCTCAGCTGGAATCAGAAAGCAACACTAATAGTATGTCTTCGCAATCGTCAAACAACTCCACCAGTTCAGGAAGGAGCAACTCCACCAGTTCAGGAAGGAGGAATTTGAGCTTATCCAGGAGAAAGCGTGGCTTGGCAAAGAAAACAGGAAATTCTGTTGTCAAGCAAGGCATTATGAAACAAGATCAAATTTCTTCTGACAAAACAGTAAAGACTTCACAATCTAGTGAGCAAATAAATCAAGAGAAACTCTGTGTAGAAATTAAGAAAACAGAAGAAGCTGTTGAGGATCTCAGGTCCCAAGTCGGTtgtgacaaaatattaattttgccaaagctgacaAGTGAAGTTAAAACTAAAATCTTGAGTCAGACAGTGGATTTTGCCCTCCCTGATAACGAATTTGTTGAAATGAAATTGTCTAAAACAGAATCCTCTACAATACCAGAATCAAAGTTTTCATCTCAATGTGGTGATAAAAGTGTATCATATATGAAGAGAGAGGTCTCTAAGTCTTGCAACACCAAGAACTTAAGTGATCAAGATAAAGATACTTCCAATACACCTTTGTGTTCAATTGATAAAGTGACTAAACATATGTCTATAGAGCTAGAAGAGGATACACTCAGTAGTACCAAGAAATTAATTGACTTCGCAACTCCAGCAAGTGTGCCTAACGTACCCTTACCCAAATCCAAAACATCTCAAGAGAATTCACACATCCAAACAAAATATGACTTCAAACTGTCCAGTGACAAGAAACCACTGAAGTCGTCCAGTCAACATTCTCAAGGAGTTCTAGAGAGCCAGTTCTCACAGACTCAGTGTGTTCCAGATGGCACACCAGTGTTCCCTCACATGGGATGCAGTCCGGGGTCATCACCCACATCTGAAGTAGTAATCAGACCGACTTTGGTGCTTAGTCCTACATCTGCTAGTGAGCAAGGTACAATGTCATTCTCACCTCATCAGTGCTCACCGACAAGTGTGTCGCAATTTGAGGATGGATCTCCAGAACTGTGCATATCACAAAACAGAGGTGAACATTTTCTAGTTGATCAGAGTCAACATTCAAAAGTCACAAACAAAGAGATCACGACATCTGATGGTACATCAGAGAAGGAAGATGCTCAAGATAATTCACCTCCATCTTTGCAGGACGATTCTCCACTAGATAGGGTTTACACTTCACCAAATGGTGTCGTGACACCACCAATGACAGCAGGTAACATCAATCACACATCACCGTTTGCTGATGTTGCCACAGCGACCCCGTATGGTAAGGCAGAGATACCAAGATGCCAATCTCAGTGTGATCCGGAggatgaagaggaggaggagatgGCTGGCGTTGGGCATGTTGCTGAGATGCCTGGATTTAGAATTGCTGGATGTTTGAAG catgattttgataattttccaTCACCAATCATTGGTATGTACAGTTGTAATGTAACATATGACAATACAGAAGACCTGTGTCTTGTGGTTTACTCTGTGGATTTGGTGGTTCTATGGATGGCTAGAAATCAACAGGACTGGCAGGTACAGGCATCATGGACTGTATCAGAG CAAGAGGAAATTGCCTGTATAATGCTGGTTCCATGTAGTGAGGAGAGTTCTATTTCAATAGTCATTGGTGGCAATTTCAACCAATGCTGTGCAAG AGTCCTCAGGTACAACATCAACACAGGTGATCAGCATCAGCTAGACTTGGCCCCATTACCTTACTCAGAGAGCTTTGTATTCCATGACCTGTGCCTTGTATCACATGACACTTATCTAATTCAGGGAAGAGAGAATCTTGGCGGTTACGTTGTCTATAGGTTTAACATCTCTGAGGATTTCAG TAAAGTAGCATCCAGTCTGATGCATACAAGTGAGAATGATTCCATTTCTATGCTTGGTGTGGAAGGC
- the LOC140164920 gene encoding uncharacterized protein, with the protein MVVMVIGQDISLWDCQSECILQKFSIPVGSDMCATCVWATVESGVLFAVLGFKPTDEVDPDKLISPCVLLALNPATGKSAILHHYKIPGTSEDSDTWFVDGTVAKHNLAVKTSDGQLVIWDVHSAHAVTKTRSSGRFCWTLTQQGSLVVSQEGSACIHQYQLTSD; encoded by the exons ATGGTTGTCATGGTAATAGGACAAGATATATCTCTTTG GGATTGCCAGAGTGAATGTATTCTTCAGAAGTTCAGCATTCCTGTAGGAAGTGACATGTGTGCTACTTGTGTCTGGGCAACTGTAGAATCA GGTGTGCTGTTCGCTGTCCTTGGCTTCAAACCAACAGATGAGGTTGATCCAGACAAGTTGATATCACCTTGTGTTTTGCTGGCACTCAATCCTGCCACAGGAAAGTCTGCCATTTTACACCATTATAAAATACCTGGAACCAGTGAAGACTCAGATACTTG GTTTGTTGATGGTACTGTAGCCAAACATAATCTAGCTGTGAAAACATCGGATGGACAACTTGTAATCTGGGATGTCCATTCAGCTCATGCGGTGACTAAGACAAGGAGTTCTGGAAGATTCTGTTGGACATTAACTCAACAAGGCTCACTAGTCGTTAGTCAAGAAGGCTCAGCGTGCATTCATCAGTATCAACTTACCTCAGATTAA